The Erpetoichthys calabaricus chromosome 13, fErpCal1.3, whole genome shotgun sequence genome has a window encoding:
- the mrpl32 gene encoding 39S ribosomal protein L32, mitochondrial, translating into MNLERVFSLFRHSLLNMEVKILDMMGFSRLTGLAPGLVIQGPTVLPKSNGPLGENSEEPNFLDSIFWMAAPKKRRTIEINRCRRRNPQKLIKVETNIELCPACGNLKQKHVLCGYCYEKVKHETAVIRRQIQALEEKPLNSPSVETVVLYEGENPEEDDKNKRIVERSRKRPNWFSRY; encoded by the exons ATGAATTTGGAGCGtgtcttttctttatttagacATTCCCTTTTAAATATGGAAGTAAAGATCCTGGATATGATGGGATTCAGCAGATTAACAG gtttagcGCCAGGGTTGGTGATTCAGGGTCCAACAGTGCTTCCTAAATCAAATGGCCCTCTTGGTGAAAATTCAGAGGAGCCCAACTTTCTTGATAGCATCTtttggatggctgccccaaaaaAGAGGCGCACCATTGAGATAAATCGCTGCAGAAGACGCAATCCTCAAAAATTAATCAAAGTAGAG accaACATTGAGCTTTGCCCAGCCTGTGGAAATCTAAAGCAAAAACATGTCCTTTGTGGTTACTGTTATGAAAAAGTTAAACATGAGACGGCTGTTATCCGACGACAGATACAGGCACTTGAAGAGAAGCCCTTAAACAGCCCCAGTGTAGAAACAGTGGTCTTATATGAAGGTGAGAATCCAGAAGAGGATGACAAAAATAAGAGGATTGTAGAGAGAAGTCGAAAGCGCCCTAACTGGTTTTCACGATACTGA